The Pirellulales bacterium nucleotide sequence CGCACCGCCAGCAAATAGCCTAAATTAAGGCTTCGGCAGGCTCTAGATGAAGGGTCCCTGGGTCGACGCGTATCGAACCGCTTTAGGGGCCTCGTCAGGGCATGCGAGAGAGGAGATCCTAGCGGCACTCAAAAGCTACCTTGCCGCATGAGAATTGAGCCGGATCTTGTAAATGGCGCCATTTCGCCATTTGCCAATTCAGGTCGGGCCCGGATGCTTACGCCATTTTTTCTCCTACAGGCGAAGGTTGCAACGGTGGCCCGCCCCGTTAAAGTCATGAGTGCGATGCTTCCTGCGTGTCTGGGTGTGGCCGAGGCACCGGTTATGGTGAGCGATTCCCGCAATGAATTTTTGGTTCTCAGCCGGGAGCTGGGGACGATTTCGGCCAAATGGGCCGCAATTGAAACAGAGTTCACCGGTCCGGCCCCCAAGATGCCATGCACATCGGATGAGTGGGTTGAATCGACCGAGCTCAATCTGGTGATGCGCCGAGATGAAGATGAAACAGGATTGCGAGGCTTCACGTCGGCGTGGCATCGAACAATAACCCAGGTTCGCAGCCTCCTCCTGGGACAATTTGCATCTTGGGCGACCAGGGTGGTGTCAACCCACGGCGCTGACTATTTCCAACGACGCGATATTCCTGATCCTCCAATTCACCGCTTGCCGCTGGCCAGCCGAGACACAGAAACCGCAACTGCATGGCTTACAGGTACGGCCAACGCCGATGAAGCTGGCTGCCGTATTATTTTTTGGATTGCAGCGTACCAAGATGCGAGGGGGTTGCGGCGATCCCAAGAGATCACACGGCTGGTTTTCATGTGGGCGGGCGAAGCTGTAGATTTTCACGCCCCCGACCAAGAACCGCGCTCCCAAGGCGACCGATTAGGTGAATTGTTCGGGCTGTGTTATCCAGCGCGAGAATTGATGGCCTGGGTGGAGCAGGGGCTTGTAGCACTGTACCGGTGCGAAGCCACCGCCGTCGATCATGGGATGACTAGCAAATATAAGATGCAGAAACTCGACTCTTCAACGATTGTAGTGCGATTTGGCGACGAGACCGGAACAATTAAGGGTAAGCAGGCGGTCCGCCTGAGCACGCTAATCCGGCAGGGAAGGATCGACGTTCTCGAACTAGCCGGGGATCTCGACCTGGCTGGTTCGAGTGGTTCGGTGCATGCGCCTTCGGATGTTGAGAGTTCCTATATTTTGGACCCGTCAATGACTGGCCAAGCGAGCACCAGCGCGGCGATTCGGGGTGAACTGCAACCACTCTACGCTCGGCTCAACGAACTGAAGCACGAGATAGAAGATGCAACGAGCGATCTCGAGCGTAGTGAGCTGGAGGACGAGAGGCAGCAGCTGCAGCGGAACATGAGCGCAATTCTTAGACCGCTTCAATCGCAAATCGGCAAAGCGATAGCGAGAGTCAAACGAGGATTTCGACAAGTGGCAGAAGACAGCGCAAAGCGTATGCCCAATTTTGCAAACCATATCCGCGAGGCAATGGATTACGACGAGGTCAGGGCCCAATTCACCTATCTTCCACCGATTTGCCCGGAATGGGAATTCGACGGCTTCGATTAACGGAGCGGTTCTTTCCACAATCGGAGAGGTTTTGTCCCGCTTAGATGGTGTTGGTCACCACCACCACCACCACGCGGAGCAAAACCGTGCGAGATCTGACCGTAGGCGAGTGCGCCCGCCAGATTGGGGATAATGCTGGCACTTCGGTGCCGCCGCACGTCATTTCGTCGCTCTTCTACAAACGGGTGCTTGACGGCGAACTCTGTCCCGTCGTGAGCCGTTGCCGGCGGATCCCTCCCAGCTACGTTGCGACCATCGAGTCCGTCCTGCGTACTCGTGGGCTGCTGCCTCCGGCGGAGGCTACGCCGTGCCAGTAAAGCGCGACCGCGATCCTAGCATTGACGCGGTGCGCGAGTTCTGGCAACGACGCACGAACCGCATGATATCTACCGATGATGCCCGTGAGATCAAGCAGAATCTGGCTGGTTTTTTCGCCGTACTGCGGCGCTGGGAATTAGCGGCGCAGCGATCAGCGGAGACTTTCGACCCACGACAGCAACCCGACATACCTGGCGGGACTGGCGAATGAGCGACGTAGAAGGGATCGACTGTGTTCAATTCTCCTAGCCCGGCATCGCTGAACAACAGCAAAAAAAACTACCGCGGCGCAGACGCGGATGCTGCTGCCAACCGCCTGCTGCTATACAGCCACGGTCAGGCGCTCCAGCCGCAGGCCGCACGTCCGATGCCGCCAATTCCACCGGGTGCTGGCTACTGCATCCGTTGCTACATGCCGATGCTGCTATACACGTGGCGGATCTTCGCCGACGGCACCAAGCACATCGCAGTCCGCTGCGCGTATTGCCACGCGTTCAACGGATGGGCGGCGCAGACTCCGACGAACATTGCGCTGGCTAACTGGTCGTCCCCTTCTGGCAACGTGGGAGGATAATCCACGAGCCTGAGCGAGCCGCGTGCAGATGATGTCGGCGGTCCGTGGGCGGCCGAGATTTAGTGATCTGGACTGAAGGCACTTTGTCAACCGCGCCAACGACTGAGGAGAGCGGTCCACCTCAAGGACCTGAGCTCATAACTCCTGCATTCCAAAGGCGCTATGGTTCAAAAGCTGGCAGGCTGCAGGCGTGCAGCCGATCGCAACAATCGCGCCCGCCGGGGTTGCCGCCCCGGCGGGTGAACCAAAGGAAACGATGTCGACTAATTCTACTGATTCGGGCCAGATAAACAATAATGGCCACGTTCCTGCGCAAGCGCGTTGGGGTGCGACGTCGACAGACCGCTTTCCAGCACTGCCAAAAGAACTTCTCAACTACGCACTGCGGGCGGTTGTTCGGCATGACACGCTTCGCGACGCGCTACAGGTCGGCAGTGTGGGCGAGGACACGCCAGTTCCCGCCGCGATGATCGCAAGTGAGCAAGGCTTGCATGGGCTGCTCTGGGATGCCTGCGCTTTTTGCCACCGCCAGCATGGACATCTTGACGACCGGGAGCTGCTCTACCTAACTGCTGTCGAGTTGCAGACTGGCTCTCTCGACTACCCGCAAGTCACAGGCAACGAAGTAGGGGCGTTGGTCAACTCCTTTTACTGTGGCGCTCCGCCTGATGCAACGGCGGGCCGCCAAGCCATTGCCGATGTGCTCGTACACTACTTGGCGGATCGGGTCGATGCCCAGGCGTGGGCGGACTGGGCGGAAGAGCACGGCGAGCCGCCCCGGCAGGTTCTGGTGGGCGTCCAACAGATCCGCCAGGAGATAGAGGACTTCCGCGCCGGCGCCGAGCGCTCTGGGCCGTTCAGCACGGTTGAATTCCGGCAGCGGACGCAGACCCGCGAGGAGATTATCGGTGACGTGCTGGTCGCCCACCAGCTCGCGGTAATCGGCGCGGCCACCAAATCGCTGAAGACACTTACGAGCCTGGACGCGGCGATCTCGATCGCGACCGGTACGCCCTGGCTAAGCTACGAATACTGGTCATGTTCTCGCCCTCGCCGCGTTGGTTTTTTCTCGGCCGAATCCGGAGCCGAAACACTGCTGCATAAGCACGATGTGATTGCGGCCTCCAAGCGTAATCGCCTAGCCTGCGATCAGCGCATGACCTTCGAGGCGCTCCTTGGCGCGAATATTTTTTGGGACGACCAGGTTCCCGACCTGAGTGATCCAGCATCCGTCCAGCGCCTCCGCCAGATCATCCTCCGTGAGCACCTCGAAGTAGTCTTCGTCGACCCGTTGAGCATGGCCATCGGCTCAGCGGCGAAGGACTTGGCCAACATGGCAGTTGCCGGCCAGGTAATACTCCGCGCGGCCCGTGTCTGCCGGCAGGCCGGCTGCACGCTGGTGCTGGTGCACCACACCGCGGGCGACCGCACGCGTTTATCCAGCGAACGGGCCCGCAGCCCGCTCGACCTTACCGACATCGCTTACCCGGCAATCACAAATCACGCACGGCAGTGGATCACCTTGAACCGCGCTGAGCCCTACGACGAGTTGACACGGCAGAGTGTCCTCTGGCTGCGCGCCGCCGGCAGCGGGCTCCAGGCGGGTGGAACCTTCCGCGTCGCCATCACGGAGGGGCGACGGCACGATCTCTGGCAGGTCGATGTCGAAACCGAGACGCAATACTTCGAGCGGCAGCAGGGGCAACGCGAGCACGACCAGCGACTATTGGGTCGAGAGCACGAGAACAGCATCTTGCAGTACCTAGAGCACCATCCGGGGGCCACGATCAATGCCATGAGCCGTGATGCTGAGCTGCCCCGCATCGGTGCGACGCAACTAGGGCGACTCCTGCCCGAGTTGCAGAGGCGCCAGGTTGTGCGGTGCGAAGACGTGCGGCGCAACGGCGGAACGAACAACATTCGGCGATGGTATCGGGTTGGACTGTCGGCCGGAGGTTCGACGAGCAGCGGGGCAGCTGTAACTGGTGGGGGAGATGTGGGTAGGGCGGGTGAGGATTGATTTTTGAGGCGCACGATGCGCGCAGCCTGCGCGCATGCGCGCTCCGTGGACACTATGGCGGGCACAGCGCGCAGCATGGGTGCCTATGGTAATAGGCACCCTGCTGCGCCGCCTGCCTTAGTGGATATGCTCCCTGGAGATCAACCATGTACGAAAACGAGACACCCCCCGACACCTCGCCTGGCATTATGGCCCCCGGGCTAACGGTAGCCGCCGTCCTAGCGAAGGCTCATGCCTACGTGGCCGCCGGGCTATCCGTCATCCCGGTGAAAGCTGATGGAACCAAGGCACCGGCATGGCAGCTGTTGCCCCAAGCGTGGAACGACGTGGAGCGGCGTCTGAAGCATTCGTGGAAGCCGTTCTTAGAACGGCGGCCGACCTCGGCCGAAATCAACGCATGGTACAGCGACCTCGGCTGGGCGACGTTCTACGGCATCGCTGTCGTTGGCGGAGCGGTCAGTGGCGGATTGGAGATCATCGACCTAGATACGATCGACTTGGTCGAACCCTGGGCCAGATACGTGGAAGAGCGCATTCCGGGGCTGCTTGACCGGTTAGTGTTTGTCGAGACGCCGCGGCCGGGCATGCACGCCTATTTCCGCTCCGTTGCCGGGGGCGGCAGCCAGAAACTTGCACGCACAGTCATCGATGATCCGTCTACCGGCAGGAAAAAAAATAAGACCCTCATCGAGCTCAAGGGCGAAGGCGGCTACTGCCTCGTGCCACCGTCGCCACTTGGGTGCCATCCCAGCCGGCGGCCGTACGTATTCGTTAACGAGAAAGATCTCAGCCAGGTCCCCACCGTCACGGTGTCCGAGCGGGCCGTTT carries:
- a CDS encoding AAA family ATPase, with product MSTNSTDSGQINNNGHVPAQARWGATSTDRFPALPKELLNYALRAVVRHDTLRDALQVGSVGEDTPVPAAMIASEQGLHGLLWDACAFCHRQHGHLDDRELLYLTAVELQTGSLDYPQVTGNEVGALVNSFYCGAPPDATAGRQAIADVLVHYLADRVDAQAWADWAEEHGEPPRQVLVGVQQIRQEIEDFRAGAERSGPFSTVEFRQRTQTREEIIGDVLVAHQLAVIGAATKSLKTLTSLDAAISIATGTPWLSYEYWSCSRPRRVGFFSAESGAETLLHKHDVIAASKRNRLACDQRMTFEALLGANIFWDDQVPDLSDPASVQRLRQIILREHLEVVFVDPLSMAIGSAAKDLANMAVAGQVILRAARVCRQAGCTLVLVHHTAGDRTRLSSERARSPLDLTDIAYPAITNHARQWITLNRAEPYDELTRQSVLWLRAAGSGLQAGGTFRVAITEGRRHDLWQVDVETETQYFERQQGQREHDQRLLGREHENSILQYLEHHPGATINAMSRDAELPRIGATQLGRLLPELQRRQVVRCEDVRRNGGTNNIRRWYRVGLSAGGSTSSGAAVTGGGDVGRAGED
- a CDS encoding bifunctional DNA primase/polymerase yields the protein MAAGLSVIPVKADGTKAPAWQLLPQAWNDVERRLKHSWKPFLERRPTSAEINAWYSDLGWATFYGIAVVGGAVSGGLEIIDLDTIDLVEPWARYVEERIPGLLDRLVFVETPRPGMHAYFRSVAGGGSQKLARTVIDDPSTGRKKNKTLIELKGEGGYCLVPPSPLGCHPSRRPYVFVNEKDLSQVPTVTVSERAVLLDAAKALDRPLRPALKLARRPKRRRLVNCSRPGDQFNAYATWAEILEPHGWTLVGVDAGGEEHWCRPGKNQGQSATANYAGRDLLHVFSENAEPFEAGRSYTKFSAFAILNHRGDFKRAAESLHRKTIGSARSYGRALHRRGSIRGFLGRMSL